A DNA window from Oncorhynchus tshawytscha isolate Ot180627B linkage group LG13, Otsh_v2.0, whole genome shotgun sequence contains the following coding sequences:
- the LOC112246895 gene encoding vacuolar protein sorting-associated protein 53 homolog isoform X2, translating to MTRKRQYGEVANLLQGVVNVLEHFHKYMGIPQIRQLSERVKVAQSELGTQILADFEEAFPAQGSKRAGGPSNVLRDACLVANVLDPRIKQEIIKKFIRQHLSEYMVLFQENQDVAWLDKIDRRYAWIKRQLVDYEEKYGRMFPEEWCMTERIAVEFCHITRTELAKVMRTRAKEIEVKLLLFAIQRTTNFEGLLAKRFSGCTLTDGPGVKKPETPLESTNPFLEDEIGEDGSEMEEDLDRPKKHKAPDNPFHGIISKCFESHLYVYIESQDKNLGEMIDRFVSDFRAQGPPKAGTEDGGAVLPSCADLFVYYKKCMVQCSQLSTGEPMIAFTTIFQKYLREYAWKILSGNLPKTSSNSGGLTIKSLLQEKEGSEAAKFTVEELCLICSILSTAEYCLATTQQLEEKLKEKVDKNLVERINLTGEMDTFSNVISNSIQLLVQDLDAACDPALTAMSKMPWQSVEHVGDQSPYVTSVIMHIKQNVPIIRDNLASTRKYFTQFCIKFTNSFIPKFINHLFRCKTISMVGAEQLLLDTHSLKTVLLDLPSIGSQVVRKAPASYTKIVVKGMTRAEMILKVVMAPHEPSVVFVDNYIKLLADGNPETFQKTLDMKGLKRSEQSSMLELFRQRLPTPPSGTDGGPSLSFSTPTPEQENSRIRKLEKLIKKRL from the exons ATGACGAGgaagaggcagtatggagaggTGGCTAACCTGCTACAGGGTGTAGTCAACGTCCTGGAGCACTTCCACAAATACATGGGAATCCCTCAAATCAGACAGCTCTCAGAGAG GGTAAAAGTGGCCCAAAGCGAGCTGGGGACTCAGATCCTGGCAGACTTTGAAGAGGCCTTCCCCGCTCAGGGGTCAAAG AGAGCAGGGGGACCCAGTAATGTTCTGAGGGATGCCTGTCTTGTGGCCAACGTCTTGGACCCCCGCATCAAACAGGAGATCATCAAGAAGTTCATCAGACAGCACCTCTCTGAGTACATGGTGCTCTTCCAGGAGAATCAGGAT GTAGCTTGGCTGGATAAGATTGACCGGCGCTACGCCTGGATTAAGCGTCAGCTGGTGGACTATGAGGAGAAGTACGGACGCATGTTCCCTGAAGAGTGGTGTATGACTGAACGCATCGCTGTGGAGTTCTGccacatcaccag GACAGAGCTGGCCAAAGTGATGCGGACGCGGGCCAAAGAGATCGAGGTCAAACTGCTTCTTTTTGCCATTCAGAGGACCACCAACTTTGAGGGGCTGCTCGCCAAGCGCTTCTCTGGGTGCACCCTCACTGACGGGCCCggg gtgaagaagccggagaCACCACTGGAGTCCACCAACCCTTTCCTGGAGGACGAGATTGGAGAGGATGGgtcagagatggaggaggatctGGATAGG CCCAAGAAGCACAAGGCTCCTGACAACCCCTTCCATGGCATTATTTCCAAGTGCTTCGAGTCTCACCTCTATGTCTACATCGAGTCTCAGGACAA GAACCTGGGGGAGATGATTGACCGTTTCGTGTCAGACTTCCGGGCACAGGGCCCCCCCAAGGCGGGCACGGAGGACGGTGGAGCGGTGCTGCCCAGCTGTGCTGACCTGTTTGTCTACTATAAGAAGTGCATGGTGCAGTGCTCTCAGCTCAGCACAGGGGAACCTATGATCGCCTTCACCACCATCTTCCAGAAGTACCTCAGAGAGTATGCCTGGAAGATACTGTCTGGAAACCTGCCCAA gacTAGCAGTAACAGTGGAGGACTGACCATCAAGAGTCTACTGCAGGAGAAGGAGGGTTCGGAGGCTGCTAAGTTCACTGTAGAGGAGCTGTGCCTCATCTGTAGCATTCTCAGTACTGCAGAGTACTGTCTGGCCACAACACAGCag ttGGAGGAGAAGCTGAAGGAGAAGGTGGATAAGAACCTGGTGGAGAGAATCAACCTGACAGGAGAGATGGACACCTTCAGCAA TGTGATCTCCAACAGTATCCAGTTGCTTGTTCAGGACCTGGACGCTGCCTGTGACCCTGCTCTCACTGCCATGAGCAAG ATGCCATGGCAGAGCGTAGAGCATGTAGGTGACCAGAGTCCCTATGTGACGTCAGTCATCATGCACATCAAACAGAACGTCCCCATCATCagagataacctggcctccacacgAAAATACTTCACCCAGTTCTGCATCAAGTTCACCAA ctCTTTCATTCCTAAATTCATCAACCACTTGTTCAGGTGTAAGACTATCAGCATGGTGGGGGCTGAACAG CTCCTCCTGGACACCCACTCCCTGAAGACAGTGTTGTTGGATCTGCCCTCTATAGGCTCTCAGGTGGTCCGCAAGGCCCCAGCCAGCTacaccaagatagtcgtgaaggGGATGACCCGCGCTGAGATGATCCTCAAG GTGGTCATGGCCCCCCATGAACCCTCTGTGGTGTTTGTGGATAACTATATCAAGCTCCTTGCTGACGGGAACCCAGAGACCTTCCAGAAAACTCTGGATATGAAG gggttgaAGCGCAGTGAGCAAAGCAGCATGTTGGAGCTCTTCAGACAGAGGTTACCCACTCCACCCTCAGGGACCGATGgaggcccctctctctccttcagcacCCCCACCCCCGAGCAGGAGAACTCGCGCATACGCAAACTGGAGAAGCTCATCAAGAAGAGACtctga